The Pelobacter seleniigenes DSM 18267 genomic sequence CAATGACTTAGAAATGCGTTATTGATTTTGATCGCCCATCGGTGGGCGCGGCAGGCTGTTTTCCTGATTTTGGGGAATCATCTCTTAGCGACCTTTAAAGAACGCCCCAACAATTTCCGAAAAACCATCTTCATGATTGGTAAATAGTATGGCGGGATATTGATTTCTCAATTCCTCAGGTGCATTTTTTACGGTATAGGAAATGCCGGTAAACTCGAGTAAGTCGATGTCGTTATAATCGTTCCCAATGCCCATGGTTTCCGTTTTTGCAATACCCAGTTCATGGCACAGCCATTTAGCGGCATGCCCCTTGGAAACTGTTTCTGGAAATACTTCGAGCCAAATGTAATCGGCATTCACCGGCGACGTGGCCCGAATCACCTTTATGTCGTTTCTGACCTTGTACAAAGCGGCTTGAATGGATGCAAACAGGCGCACATCGTTTTCAATAATGCACATCATCTGTCCGGCATGTTCAGGCAGTGCTTCAAGGGGTAATAGTTGGCAGTCCTGTATATTCCGTTCAAGGTATCGCGCAAATTCGCTGCACAGCCCTGCCCCCTGATGAAACCAGAACTTATTGTTGTTTGGGATGGGTTTAAACACGACAAAATTCTGCTTCAGCTCAATCAGATTTGCGCACAGGACCGGGGCCGTTCCTTTTTCAAACTCTTCCCATTTCAGAAGTCGTTTGCTTTGCCAATCATAAACTCCGGCACCCGATGAAAAAATCACATAATCAAGGGGGACGTCCTCAGCAATGACCGCATTCACTTTAAATAAACTGCGTCCTGTCGCAGCAACAATTAATACTCCCTGCTCCTGCAGATAGTGCAAATGTTTCAGATTTATGGCTGTAAGCAGATGATCGTTATTGAGCAACGTTCCATCGAGATCAGTAATAACCATTTTTATCGATGTTCTGGTTTTTCTTTCCATAGGGGTTCTCGAATTTTTCTTATTTAGAGAGCTCCAGATATAAGCCCCCCAAATGGGACAAATCTGAATGGCGCTCGTTTAAGCAACTTTGCAGTAAACTCGGGACTGTCCCCAGGATCATCGGGGGCGGTCCCAAGAGTTTGCGAGCCATGAAAGCAGTAGCGGTTAGCACCGCAAAGACCTGGGACAGCCCCCATGCGGGGACAGTCCCGGTTTTGCTGCCATCTCCTCTTAAACTAGCACCATTCGAGGCAGATGTATTTTTTAGAAAGCCTTCCAGACCAGAAGAAAATTGTTCGTTGGCATGGGGATTTTTTCCACCAGCTGCAGGCCTTGCCCCCAGCTGACCAATTCTTCGACTGAACGGATTCCGCCATAACCTTTATTTTTAAGGGTTTGATCAAAATCCTGATTGCTTTTACTGGTATATTTTCCATCCATATTCATCGGCCCGTACTGGCAGAAGACTCCGTCCCGAGGTAAATTGGCGGCCACCAGTTCCATCATCAGCTTTGCTTCCGCTGGTTGCATAATGTGAGTTGTGTTGGCTGTAAATACGCCGTCAACCTGAATAGCGGGCCATGGATCACGGCCGATGGTAAACTCAAGCGGAAGCACAATATTATCCAATTTTGATTCGCTGATCCAGGCTTTCACGCTGGCATGATTTTCAATCCTGTCACTGGTATGCCAGACGAGATGAGGTAGCTTCTCAGCAAAAAACACCGCATGCTGCCCTGTTCCGGAACCAATCTCCAGCACGTGTCGAGAGGATGCAAAATAGACTTTCAGCTGATCCAGAATGGGTTGTTTATTTCTTTCACAATGAGAAGCAAAATCTTTGGACATAAGATGACCTGGCTTGAGAATATTGTTGCTTTATTGTTGATTCTTTTAGAAAAAATCATCCTGTAGCGCTTTTATACTCCTTTTTTCGGATTCATCTCTAATTTTATTGACCTTTTCCTGCCGCATAGTTCCGACCCTGCGAGCCTTGATCAGCTTGTGCAGAAAGATCATGAGTCGCCACTGTCCATCGCCGATCTTCGTGTCCTGCCGAGAAAGTCGTTTTAGGGGAAATGTCACTCGTTTTTCTCGGGAAGGCCCTCTCCGATGGTGAAAAAGTGTTTTGAGGAAATATTATCTCTTTACGAGACGATACGTCTCGTCTATTATAAGACTTATGAAAATCAATCCACAAAAAACAAAACGCAGATCCACACTCAAGCACCGGGCGATTCTTGAGGCCGCTGCGACCTGTATTGCTCGCCACGGGTATGCCGCGACCACTATTGAGGCCATCGCCGCAGAAGCCAGTGTTGGAAAACAGACCATTTATCGCTGGTGGTCGTCCAAGTCGGCTTTGTTCGTCGAAGTCTATACGGAGATTGTCAGCCGCGAGGCTCTCGCCATATCGTACACCGGAAGGGCCAGGAACGATCTTGAGGCGGTTCTCAAAGCCTTGTTTACTCTCTACCGGCAGACTTGCGCCGGTGCAATTCTAGCCGGATTGATCGGCGATGCAGTTATGGATACAGCAGCGCGAACTGCGCTTGCAGAAGGCCTGGTAACAGGGCGCGCCGATATTGTGACCGATATCATCCGCAGCGGTATCGCTCGTGGAGAGCTTTCTGCTGTGCCAGAGATTGTCAACGAAGTGGTCGTTGCGATGGTCTGGAAACGGCTGGTGATAAATATTGAAAGCTTGAATGATGATTTTGCCGTCAACCTTGCCACGCTTGCCATTTCAGCTGGAAAAACAGGAGTTCAACTATGACGACAAGCTTGATATTCGGCAATTACAGACCCGGTGTCATCGCCGCGAACATTACCCTGCATATGGACTATTATGCACAACTGTGGGGATTTGGGGTGCGATTCGAGGCCAAAGTCGCTGCAGAAATGGGTGAATTCCACGCACGCTATGACCCTCAACGCGATTTCTTTCTCGCCGCCTACAAAGCGGACGGATCGCTGCTTGGGACGATCACTATCGATGGGATTGCAGCCACGGAGGAAGGGGCTCATTTGCGTTGGTTTATCGTTGCTCCGGCAGCACAGGGTCTTGGCCTGGGCAAGGAGCTCATGCAACAGGCCGATTCTTTCCTACGTGAGCGTAATTACCGGAACACCTATCTGACGACATTTTCCGGCCTGGATGCCGCACGTTCTCTTTACGAACGGTACGACTTCAGACTGGTCTCCGAAAATGCAAGGGACCCCTGGTCGGGGATGGTCGGTATCCAGCGTTTTGAGCGCAGGCTCTAAAAATCTCGCCGGCATCTGTTTGCTCAGAATGCGCTGGGACGAATTGCCCTTTTACGGATCAATTCCTTTTATGAATTAACATAGCTAGGTCCGACCCCGCACTACCAATGTCCCTAGTTTTAAGTTTTAGTCCACAACCTTGAGATTGTTATAGCTTCCGAACTCATTTTCAATCGTCGCTGGGTTTTCCGTATCGTTTTCCCAGTCCCCATCGACAATATACCGATATTCATAGGTTCCTTGAGAAAGCGTGACCATGATTCGCCACCTTCCTTTGATATCTTTGTTCATCGGGTGTTTTGTACTGTCCCACTGATTGAATGAACCGACAAGAGACACGCTACTGGCAAACGGGGCATAAACAGTGAATTCGACAGGTTTGCTCAGATTTTCTTTGGCTTTTGTCTTTTTATCAGTCATGTGCACCTCTCTGGCTTTGAAGTGTAAACCTATTTTTCTCAGCCTGATTCCAGAATATCAAAACCTCCGGAAATAACAACGAGACCGGGTCAACTTCACAACGAATGGGGTGCGACTGGGGTCGGACCAACACATTTATCTATTTTTAAAATGAAATAGAGTGAATGACCCTCAATATTCTGCCTTAGAGCATGATTTTCTAAGCTAAAATGCGATAGCTGCTTTCCTCCTCACGAAGGACATACCCCTCTGGGCCGTCCAGGAGGGTTCTCTGCCTCCCCTGATGCCCCAAAGCCAGCGTCACTTTCCCCACAAAACTCTCATTCCCAACGGCGAGGCTTTCCGACCAGCAAGAATGACGTTCCAAGTTATTATTGTGTAGAGTTTCTGACGTTCCCCCGGTTTCGTGGACACAGGGGGAACGTCAAATAGCGTATTTAAACGCAATAATTGCCCTCTTAAAAATTGATTTCTTTTATGAATCAATCACATCGCCCCCAAGATAAAACATTTTTAGAGACTGTAATGCTGACGGGACAGACGGCCGCAAGCAAAAGATTTCGACTTTAAAACCTGTGCGGAATAATACATTCTGAAGAGGTATTACCCCGGTCAATGAGAATAAACTAGAATTCTGACAAAAAGAAAAAAGGGGGCAGATTTATTTTTTAGAGGGTCGGCCAAGGGCCACGCAGTTCTATTCGCCGCTTGAGCCTTTCCTCAACCTGATCAGCGAAACGTCCCTCCCCTGTTAGTTGACCACGCTGCACTACTTGCTGAATCACATTTTGTGAATATGATCGGCCATAAGGCAAAAGGCGTACACCTTACGATGGTATCCAAGAAGAGAGCCTCCGACGCATCAGAGGCTCTCTTCTTGGAATCGTCTACTTAGTTGCCATCCGGAAACTCCGCAGGGCAACGGCTAAGTTTTCAGATTGGAAACGAGCAATTTTTCGTTGTGGCAAGGAAATCAAGGGGTTGCGCGGAGGCGTAGTCCTTTACGCCGCACAAGAAAACCCGCAGATTGACACCGCCACAGCGGAAAAGGGCCGTATCCGGATGAAAACTACTTAGTGCTTCTTCTCAAAAGTATAGCTGCCATCAGCATTTACGATGATGGTTGAGTCCAGATACTGCAGATTGCTTTTGTTGCCATAGTCGGTATCCAGAATCGCATAGAAAGCACCACCGGCACGGCTGCCAGTTGCACAGTGGAGGGCGATACGGCCTTCTTTGGGCAGCTTGGCAATGGATTCCTGTTCTTTGGAGTAGAAGTCTTCATCAAAGATGTTTATAGCACCGGGAATATGAGCTGCGTCAAAGTCTTCTTTAGAGCGGACATCAACGACAGTCAGTTTTCCGGCAGCCAGAAGCTTGGTGAACTCTTCCGGGGTAATGACTTCCGGAAGGGCATTTTTAGCAACTGCCTTTTTCTTTACGCCACTCGCTTCATTACCCCACAGAGGTAACCCGGCTTCCTTCCAGGCGGGTTCGCCTGCGGCATAAACCGAGACGTTTTTATAGCCCATGGACAATGCCAGGGTGGCGCTTTCATGACTCAGTTTGCACTTGTAGCCGCCGCAATAAAAGACCAGCGGAATATTCTTGTCTTCGGGGAGCAATCCCTTTTTGGCTTCAAACTCTGCTTTAGGCAGCGACAGAGCTGAAGGGATGAAGGCTTGCTGGTATTTTACGCCAGGGCGGGCATCAATGATCAGTAACGGCTCTTTGCCCGGTTTAGTGACCAGTTTTTCAAGCGCCGGAGTCTCAATTTCTGCGTAATTTCCTGCTGCAATCCAACCAGGCATTCCTTCATACCAGACTTTGACATTTTTATAGCCCGCTTTCATGGCAATCTGGGCAGAAGCCGGGCTCAAGCCGCAATGCAGCCCGCCACAGTAAAAAATCAACATCTTATCTTTGGCCAGTTTATCCAGGTTTTGAGGCAGAAGAGGTTTCGGAATATTGACAGCACCCGGCACATGGCCTTCTTCAAACTTAACGGCAGGACGCGCGTCAATCAACTGGAATGACTTATTCTGCTCCAGTGTTTCTGCCACCAGTGTCGCACCGGCAAATTCTTTGCTGAACAGCGCCATCACTTCTTGAGTGGTTATTCTCAGCTTAGGATCCTGTGGGACATTTTTCTGTTCAGGAGCTGTCACTTTGTCAGCTGCTGCTTCCTTTACGGTTGTTGAGGCACAGCCTGTAATCAAAAAGGTTGATGTCAAAATCGCTAACAGCAGTAGAACCAGTTTCCTCATGCTTATACTCCTCCTGAAGGAAAGGGATGCGAAACAGGCCAGCTCATATCCGGGAACGGATCCTTCTTCCCATGGCTTTTCAATCCTGATTATTGAACGCCGGGCGATACCCTGTGTGGCTGCGACCAAAACCTGATTGTCCAGACATTGCGAAAAAACATTCGTTCCAATCTAAAGACCTGGCAGTCGGTGTCAGAATTTTCCAGATATCAACATGTCAACAAATATGTTAGTTTTCCCCCTATATATACATATAGAGAAAATACATGTCCATCTTCATTTAACAGTCTTCCATGATTAATTCTGAGGAGATCGAGAATGGTTAAAGTCATCACCCTGATGGGGGCCCTTGTTTTTGCCGCTTCCGTAGCGGTTGCCGCTGAACCGTTACTGGAAAACTACATCAGGACCTATGATTACGCTGCCCGTCTGGAAATGAAAGTCAGTAGCCAAAAACTGCTGGATATGCTGGAAGATGGCAAGGCGGTATTGGTGGACATCCGCTTCAAAGAAGAACAGGACGCCTGGGGACCCAGTTTTGCGTTGAAGATTCCGTTGAATGAGCTTCCTGAGCGTCTCGGAGAACTTCCAGCGGACAAGATTATTGTCACCGCCTGCCCGCATAAGGATCGGGCAATTATAGCCATGACCTATCTGCGCTCCAAAGGGATTGCCGCGCGTTATTTAACCGACGGGCTGCTTGGGCTGCTGGCTAATCTGCGTGGCGATGATGCCAAGTATTTTCTGGAGATGTATAAGCAGAACAAATAGTTGTCATTCCTGCTTTGCATTGTTATGAAATACCGCACCTTCAATGCGGTTTCTGCCATTGTTTTTGGCCTTGTAAAGCAACGCATCACACGCATTGAGCAGCTCTTCGGCTAGAACTTCCTGTGCACCGGTCAGGGTCAATACGCCGATACTCACAGTCACATGATCTGAGACTTTCGAACCTTTATGTGGAAGGGCCAGGGCTTCAATCCCGCAACGAACCTGTTCTGCCAGTGCCAGGGCATCTTGGTGCTCGGTTGCCGGCAAGATACAGACAAATTCTTCACCACCGTATCGGGCTACAGTGTCCGTCGGACGTTTAAGCGTTTTTGCAAAGACCAGCGCTACGGCCCGAAGACAGTCATCTCCGTGTAAATGGCCATAAATGTCATTGAATTGTTTAAAGTAGTCAATGTCCACCAAAAACAGAGAGAGCGGTGCTTCAGACCGGTTTTGACGTTTAATTTCACTGGCGAAGGTTTCATCAAAAAGGCGCCGGTTCACCAGGCCGGTCAGCGAATCTTTGCTGGCCAGTTTGGCGAGTTCCCGGTTCATGGTTTCAATTTCGCGGGTTGATGTGTCAACCAGACGGTGCAGGACGCGCATGGTGCGGAATTGCCGTGACTCTTCCAATTTGGGATCGTATTTTTCTGAGTCTGATGCCGCTACGGGATCTCCTTCGGATAGGGATAAAACGGTCATCGTCTGGCTGAAGAAATACGGCTTCCCGGATTTATGACTGAAATATTCGCCGTAGCAGAAGAACCCGCAGGCCGGTGCAAGATCTTCCAGCGATGACAGCTCCACCGTAATATCTGCGCCCAGGATCCACTTCCGGGAGACGCAGGAGTAGATGAAAATCGATTGCGGATTGTAGGCGCGCACCTCTTCATTGATCAGCTGAGAGCCAATCGCCAGCAGTCCGGCGTGGCAGAAGCCGAAGCGTAACTGTTCCCCTGGATAGAAGTCGTGGATATAATGAAACGATCCATCTTCATTGACGCCCGTAGCATGAATCGCCATGGGAATACCGTCGCGTTCGATAATCAGGGGGAAATCGGCAGCGGACAAGGGCAAACCGTCAGCAACTTCCTGCCCCAGATAGTGGGCATAAATGTCATAGGGCGACATGTCGTCAATGGAATAGACGACCGGTCCCTGGGCTTCGGTGATGGTCAGTTTTTTGCCGATGGGAACCCAGCTCAGGTTGTAGGCGTTATCCGCCCTGAGCGCCTTGCCGGATAATGACGCTGCGGCAATCCCGTGTTCGGTCAGTCCGTGCTGAGTGAACACAAAAGTTATCGCGCCTTTACCGTTATCTCCAGCCTGTCCGCCGGCAATGATGGCACTACCGCTGCGGGAATGGATGGCATCCAGCAGTGGTTCGCCATTGATTGTGTGCTTGTTCTTGATCCCGCATCCGAGCACGATGAGCGCCTTGGTATCCGGTCGGCACAGCGCATCACCTATTTCCTGACCGGCACCTGGCAGATCGTCATTTTGGGTGACCAGGTGGGAACAGATGCACGAGTGTTCAAACATCAAAATACTGATCAGAATCTGTCCGTCCAGAGAGCGGGCATCAATAATCTCACCAGCGGTGCTGGTTCCGATCAGGGGTACGCCGGGAAAACATTGGGTGATGTGTGAGACAAGCTTGAGAACGACAGCTTGATCCTGTTCGCCACTGAAGACCTGAATCAGGACCTGTTCCGGGGGGTAAGAGTTCACCTGATCCTTCACTGCGTCCAGATCGGCATAATCGTTATAGACGATATTGATAGTTTTGATCATAGACGCTCATGTCTTTGCTGGTTAGTTTGCGAGATATGTTATTCATCTACTCGTGTCCCGTTCGGTTAATTATATGTATTAATTTTGAGTCCTTTTTGTTGCTGTCAAGGCGTGCCGCAGGCCTAGCTTAGGCTAAGCCGAGAAGGCAGAACGTAGACAGCGGCAAAAAGGACCGAAATCGGAATAGAGAACTAACCGTACGGGACACGAGGTCTTGAGTATACCAATTGCTTCTAAACTCATGCAGCGCCCCCTCCACGAATCTGCCATCCTCCCCTGAGTCGAGCTAATAAATGAATTTCAGTATGTGATAGGTTGGGAGATACTAGGGACATCCATGATAAGTAAAGTCAAGGGGAAAGCAGAGGTTTCCCTTTACCTCGCGGGCCTATCAATCGCAAATTTAAGCAGGAAAACCTGCTTGTGGCATCGATGAGTGATGTGCCAAACATGATCGGGTAAACAGTAACAATTTGCACGTGGCATTTCGTTTCCCCCTATGATTTTTAGGTGAAAATAGCAAGTCTAAATACGACAATTGCCCTTTTATGACTTAATTTCTTTTATAAATCAAACACATAACTAGATCAGACCCTGTAATCAGAAAATTTAAGTTACTTGACCAGGCCCACCTCCAAGCCGGTAATGCTCCGCTGCCCAGACCGGATAGCCTACCTTCTCAAAAAACCCTTAAAGCCAACTCCCCCTACGGCAAAAATATCAATGGCATTCATACTATCCCGTGCATGGCGCCGCAGATGAAATCCATCACCGTCCTTGGCAACCTTGTAAAGAGTTTCCTTATATTTTTCATTTCCCGAGGTAGCAAGAGCCTTACAGAGCCAGGCGATTTCGTCGACTGAATGGTTCTCATCGATATCCAGATAATTGTCTAGAATTTTCCTGTTTATGACTTCATATAG encodes the following:
- a CDS encoding HAD family hydrolase, which codes for MERKTRTSIKMVITDLDGTLLNNDHLLTAINLKHLHYLQEQGVLIVAATGRSLFKVNAVIAEDVPLDYVIFSSGAGVYDWQSKRLLKWEEFEKGTAPVLCANLIELKQNFVVFKPIPNNNKFWFHQGAGLCSEFARYLERNIQDCQLLPLEALPEHAGQMMCIIENDVRLFASIQAALYKVRNDIKVIRATSPVNADYIWLEVFPETVSKGHAAKWLCHELGIAKTETMGIGNDYNDIDLLEFTGISYTVKNAPEELRNQYPAILFTNHEDGFSEIVGAFFKGR
- a CDS encoding DUF938 domain-containing protein, with the protein product MSKDFASHCERNKQPILDQLKVYFASSRHVLEIGSGTGQHAVFFAEKLPHLVWHTSDRIENHASVKAWISESKLDNIVLPLEFTIGRDPWPAIQVDGVFTANTTHIMQPAEAKLMMELVAANLPRDGVFCQYGPMNMDGKYTSKSNQDFDQTLKNKGYGGIRSVEELVSWGQGLQLVEKIPMPTNNFLLVWKAF
- a CDS encoding TetR/AcrR family transcriptional regulator, whose product is MKINPQKTKRRSTLKHRAILEAAATCIARHGYAATTIEAIAAEASVGKQTIYRWWSSKSALFVEVYTEIVSREALAISYTGRARNDLEAVLKALFTLYRQTCAGAILAGLIGDAVMDTAARTALAEGLVTGRADIVTDIIRSGIARGELSAVPEIVNEVVVAMVWKRLVINIESLNDDFAVNLATLAISAGKTGVQL
- a CDS encoding GNAT family N-acetyltransferase; this translates as MTTSLIFGNYRPGVIAANITLHMDYYAQLWGFGVRFEAKVAAEMGEFHARYDPQRDFFLAAYKADGSLLGTITIDGIAATEEGAHLRWFIVAPAAQGLGLGKELMQQADSFLRERNYRNTYLTTFSGLDAARSLYERYDFRLVSENARDPWSGMVGIQRFERRL
- a CDS encoding glycogen-binding domain-containing protein, which produces MTDKKTKAKENLSKPVEFTVYAPFASSVSLVGSFNQWDSTKHPMNKDIKGRWRIMVTLSQGTYEYRYIVDGDWENDTENPATIENEFGSYNNLKVVD
- a CDS encoding rhodanese-like domain-containing protein; translated protein: MRKLVLLLLAILTSTFLITGCASTTVKEAAADKVTAPEQKNVPQDPKLRITTQEVMALFSKEFAGATLVAETLEQNKSFQLIDARPAVKFEEGHVPGAVNIPKPLLPQNLDKLAKDKMLIFYCGGLHCGLSPASAQIAMKAGYKNVKVWYEGMPGWIAAGNYAEIETPALEKLVTKPGKEPLLIIDARPGVKYQQAFIPSALSLPKAEFEAKKGLLPEDKNIPLVFYCGGYKCKLSHESATLALSMGYKNVSVYAAGEPAWKEAGLPLWGNEASGVKKKAVAKNALPEVITPEEFTKLLAAGKLTVVDVRSKEDFDAAHIPGAINIFDEDFYSKEQESIAKLPKEGRIALHCATGSRAGGAFYAILDTDYGNKSNLQYLDSTIIVNADGSYTFEKKH
- a CDS encoding rhodanese-like domain-containing protein; its protein translation is MVKVITLMGALVFAASVAVAAEPLLENYIRTYDYAARLEMKVSSQKLLDMLEDGKAVLVDIRFKEEQDAWGPSFALKIPLNELPERLGELPADKIIVTACPHKDRAIIAMTYLRSKGIAARYLTDGLLGLLANLRGDDAKYFLEMYKQNK
- a CDS encoding sensor domain-containing diguanylate cyclase, which codes for MIKTINIVYNDYADLDAVKDQVNSYPPEQVLIQVFSGEQDQAVVLKLVSHITQCFPGVPLIGTSTAGEIIDARSLDGQILISILMFEHSCICSHLVTQNDDLPGAGQEIGDALCRPDTKALIVLGCGIKNKHTINGEPLLDAIHSRSGSAIIAGGQAGDNGKGAITFVFTQHGLTEHGIAAASLSGKALRADNAYNLSWVPIGKKLTITEAQGPVVYSIDDMSPYDIYAHYLGQEVADGLPLSAADFPLIIERDGIPMAIHATGVNEDGSFHYIHDFYPGEQLRFGFCHAGLLAIGSQLINEEVRAYNPQSIFIYSCVSRKWILGADITVELSSLEDLAPACGFFCYGEYFSHKSGKPYFFSQTMTVLSLSEGDPVAASDSEKYDPKLEESRQFRTMRVLHRLVDTSTREIETMNRELAKLASKDSLTGLVNRRLFDETFASEIKRQNRSEAPLSLFLVDIDYFKQFNDIYGHLHGDDCLRAVALVFAKTLKRPTDTVARYGGEEFVCILPATEHQDALALAEQVRCGIEALALPHKGSKVSDHVTVSIGVLTLTGAQEVLAEELLNACDALLYKAKNNGRNRIEGAVFHNNAKQE